Proteins from a single region of Chrysiogenia bacterium:
- a CDS encoding pentapeptide repeat-containing protein has translation GANLKEANLEGAQLQYADLRAADLSSAVLRGADFSGADLRGASLRGADIEGANFEGAVRE, from the coding sequence GGCGCCAACCTGAAAGAAGCCAACCTCGAAGGGGCGCAGCTCCAATACGCCGACCTGCGCGCCGCCGATCTATCCAGCGCGGTGCTGCGTGGCGCCGACTTCTCTGGCGCCGACCTGCGCGGGGCGAGCCTCCGGGGTGCAGACATCGAGGGTGCGAACTTTGAAGGGGCGGTGAGGGAGTAG